In Helicobacter pylori, a single genomic region encodes these proteins:
- the gap gene encoding type I glyceraldehyde-3-phosphate dehydrogenase, producing the protein MPIRIAINGTGRIGLCAIRVASQRKDIEIVAINSTAELETLLHLIRHDSVHGHFEAQLNANRTLNIGHSKNILVLSERDINKLDFSVANAEIIIECTGKFNSLEASSAHLKNSVKKVIISAPAQNTPTFVYGVNHKNYHNESVISNASCTTNASAPLLKILDEAFKVENALLTTIHSYTNDQNLLDTKHKDIRRARAAGLNLIPTSTGVSKAISLVLPHLGPKITGLAIRVPTPNVSLVDLSLNFKKSVSKASVQHALKDACKHAFKGVVSIDEERLVSSDFISSPFSAIVIDDQIMTIGEKNAKVLAWYDNEMGYSERLIDMAQYIVQN; encoded by the coding sequence ATGCCAATTAGAATCGCTATCAATGGGACCGGGCGCATCGGTTTGTGCGCTATAAGAGTCGCTAGCCAAAGAAAGGATATAGAAATTGTCGCCATCAATTCTACCGCTGAATTAGAAACTCTTTTGCATTTGATCCGCCATGACAGCGTGCATGGGCATTTTGAAGCCCAATTAAACGCCAATAGAACCTTAAATATCGGGCATAGTAAAAATATTTTAGTGTTGAGCGAGCGAGATATTAACAAGCTTGATTTTTCTGTCGCTAACGCAGAAATCATCATAGAATGCACCGGTAAATTCAATTCCTTAGAAGCTTCAAGCGCTCATCTTAAAAACAGCGTGAAAAAAGTCATCATCTCCGCTCCCGCGCAAAATACGCCCACCTTTGTCTATGGGGTGAATCATAAGAATTACCATAACGAAAGCGTGATTTCTAACGCTTCTTGCACGACTAACGCTAGCGCTCCTTTATTAAAAATCTTAGATGAAGCCTTTAAAGTAGAAAATGCGCTTTTAACCACCATCCACAGCTACACTAACGATCAAAACCTTTTAGACACCAAGCACAAAGACATCCGCCGCGCTAGAGCGGCTGGTTTAAATCTCATCCCCACAAGCACCGGCGTGAGCAAAGCCATTTCGCTAGTCTTACCGCATTTAGGCCCTAAAATTACAGGCCTTGCGATTAGAGTGCCTACCCCTAATGTGAGCTTGGTGGATCTATCTTTAAATTTTAAAAAATCCGTGAGTAAAGCGAGCGTTCAGCATGCGCTTAAAGACGCTTGCAAGCATGCCTTTAAAGGGGTTGTGAGCATTGATGAAGAAAGGCTTGTTTCAAGTGATTTTATTTCTTCGCCTTTTAGCGCGATCGTGATTGATGATCAAATCATGACAATAGGCGAAAAAAATGCTAAAGTATTGGCATGGTATGATAATGAAATGGGTTATAGCGAGCGCTTGATAGACATGGCGCAATATATAGTGCAAAATTAA